The following coding sequences lie in one Oncorhynchus gorbuscha isolate QuinsamMale2020 ecotype Even-year linkage group LG10, OgorEven_v1.0, whole genome shotgun sequence genomic window:
- the LOC124046044 gene encoding tubulin alpha-1B chain-like produces the protein MRECISIHVGQAGVQIGNACWELYCLEHGIQPDGQMPSDKAIGGGDDSFNTFFSETGAGKHVPRAVFVDLEPTVIDEVRSGTYRQLFHPEQLITGKEDAANNYARGHYTIGKEIIDLVLDRVRKLSDQCTGLQGFLVFHSFGGGTGSGFTSLLMERLSVDYGKKSKLEFSIYPAPQVSTAVVEPYNSILTTHTTLEHSDCAFMVDNEAIYDICRRNLDIDRPTYTNLNRLISQIVSSITASLRFDGALNVDLTEFQTNLVPYPRIHFPLATYAPVISAEKAYHEQLSVAEITNACFEPANQMVKCDPRHGKYMACCLLYRGDVVPKDVNAAIATIKTKRSIQFVDWCPTGFKVGINYQPPTVVPGGDLAKVQRAVCMLSNTTAIAEAWARLDHKFDLMYAKRAFVHWYVGEGMEEGEFSEAREDMAALEKDYEEVGVDTVEGDGQEEGEEY, from the exons ATG CGCGAGTGCATCTCTATCCACGTGGGTCAGGCTGGTGTCCAGATTGGCAATGCGTGCTGGGAGCTCTACTGTCTGGAGCATGGGATCCAGCCGGATGGACAGATGCCATCTGACAAAGCCATCGGAGGAGGCGACGACTCCTTCAACACCTTCTTCAGTGAGACTGGGGCTGGAAAGCATGTCCCCAGGGCTGTGTTTGTGGACCTGGAACCCACAGTCATAG ATGAGGTGCGCAGTGGGACCTACCGGCAGTTATTCCATCCTGAACAGCTCATCACTGGCAAAGAGGATGCTGCCAACAACTACGCCCGTGGACACTACACTATTGGCAAAGAGATCATCGACCTGGTGCTGGACAGGGTCCGCAAACTG TCTGACCAGTGTACAGGTCTTCAGGGCTTCCTGGTTTTCCACAGCTTTGGAGGAGGCACCGGCTCTGGTTTCACCTCTCTGCTGATGGAGCGCCTGTCTGTTGACTACGGCAAGAAGTCCAAGCTGGAGTTCTCCATCTATCCAGCTCCCCAGGTGTCCACAGCTGTGGTGGAACCTTACAACTCCATCCtgaccacacacaccaccctagagcACTCTGACTGTGCTTTCATGGTggataatgaggctatatatgACATCTGTCGTAGGAACCTTGACATTGATCGTCCCACCTACACCAACCTCAACAGGCTCATTAGCCAGATTGTTTCCTCCATTACTGCTTCCCTTCGATTCGATGGTGCCCTTAATGTTgatctgacagagttccagaccAACTTGGTGCCCTATCCCCGAATTCATTTTCCTCTGGCCACCTATGCTCCAGTTATCTCTGCAGAGAAGGCTTACCATGAGCAGCTCTCTGTGGCTGAAATCACCAATGCCTGCTTTGAGCCGGCCAATCAGATGGTGAAATGTGACCCTCGCCACGGCAAGTACATGGCATGTTGTCTTCTTTACCGTGGTGATGTGGTGCCCAAAGATGTCAATGCTGCTATTGCCACCATCAAGACCAAACGTTCTATTCAGTTTGTTGACTGGTGCCCAACTGGTTTCAAGGTCGGCATCAACTATCAGCCTCCCACTGTAGTCCCTGGTGGAGACCTGGCCAAAGTCCAGAGGGCTGTGTGCATGCTGAGCAACACCACTGCTATTGCAGAGGCCTGGGCTCGTCTTGACCACAAGTTTGACCTGATGTACGCTAAACGTGCCTTTGTGCACTGGTATGTGGGTGAgggcatggaggagggagagttcTCTGAAGCCAGAGAGGACATGGCAGCCCTGGAGAAGGATTACGAAGAGGTGGGGGTTGACACCGTCGAGGGTGacggacaggaggagggagaggagtactGA
- the LOC124046043 gene encoding junctophilin-2-like, whose product MSGGRFEFDDGGAYCGGWEGGKAHGHGLCTGPKGQGEFSGSWNYGFEVVGVYTWPSGNTYEGFWSQGKRHGLGVETKGPWVYKGEWTHGFKGRYGLRLSVGSGAKYEGTWNNGLQDGYGTETYADGGTFQGQFTGGMRHGYGVRQSVPYGMAAVVRSPLRTSLTSLRSEHSNGTLLQQDVPAITTTNVAGQETRVTTPTKLGPSRGGFALTLQVDPDAVKPKKKGLFRRGSLLGKLKKSDSRTSLSSVRSKLSFLGSRSESALSSAASDVASDANSTISLGDESLAGPDDFPPVEADIDATTTEVYMGEWKNDKRSGYGISERSSGLKYEGEWLDNQRHGYGCTTFAEGGKEEGKYMNNMLVKAMKKRVIQLKGTKIRQKVERGVEGAQRASAIARQKAEIAASRTTHAKAKSDSADQASQASNQESSLARLVARELSPSFYQPGPEYMKKRALQEISDGNENTGPIMHEPLLAGQPPTPAESPMLHDRPDSSPARTPSPSPAVTPPASRHSKQGYVSKEDPHLLGPAGWNGDKGNGSRGSSRPNSRTNSRPTTPAPAAAPPEERLATAPIPSSRASSRLSNKVEQGSDLEIKPLEKTASEAKVSEAAPSISTSVAYSEEEKEAPPLPPASKMSSKAAVTPEPKSLEPKQRTESVNERPVSTISESEPESSAQSVNKVSPKPSPSLRQLTKQEASPASKPATPAPTPVPKAVKPAPKVEPKAEAKLMKNMVKSPSEVTEVVEFEQSPNTIMITMVILLNIGLAILFVHILS is encoded by the exons atgagtggaggtcgttttgAATTTGATGATGGCGGAGCTTATTGTGGTGGTTGGGAAGGTGGCAAAGCCCATGGGCATGGGCTCTGCACCGGACCTAAAGGACAGGGCGAGTTCTCCGGTTCCTGGAATTACGGGTTTGAAGTAGTTGGAGTGTACACCTGGCCAAGCGGAAATACCTATGAAGGCTTCTGGTCGCAAGGGAAGCGCCACGGTCTAGGAGTTGAGACTAAAGGACCGTGGGTTTACAAGGGAGAATGGACTCATGGCTTCAAGGGGAGATATGGCTTGCGTCTGAGTGTGGGTAGTGGAGCAAAATATGAAGGAACATGGAATAACGGATTACAAGATGGATATGGCACAGAGACATATGCTGATGGAG GCACATTTCAGGGCCAGTTTACTGGCGGTATGCGACACGGGTACGGAGTCCGTCAGAGCGTGCCCTACGGCATGGCGGCGGTGGTCCGCTCCCCTCTCCgcacctccctcacctccctccgcAGCGAGCACAGCAACGGCACCTTGCTCCAGCAGGATGTCCCcgccatcaccaccaccaacgtCGCCGGCCAGGAGACCCGGGTCACCACGCCCACCAAGCTGGGGCCATCCCGGGGTGGCTTCGCCCTGACCCTCCAGGTGGACCCGGATGCCGTTAAACCCAAGAAGAAGGGCCTGTTCCGAAGGGGGTCTCTCCTGGGGAAACTGAAGAAGTCAGACTCCCGTACGTCCTTATCCAGCGTGAGGAGCAAGTTAAGCTTCCTGGGATCGAGGAGCGAATCTGCGTTAAGTTCTGCTGCCAGCGATGTGGCCAGCGATGCCAACTCCACCATCAGTCTGGGAGACGAGAGCCTGGCCGGGCCGGATGATTTCCCCCCCGTGGAGGCCGACATCGATGCCACTACCACAGAGGTCTACATGGGGGAGTGGAAGAACGACAAGCGCTCGGGCTATggaataagcgaacggtccagtgGTCTGAAGTATGAGGGTGAGTGGTTGGACAACCAGCGACACGGCTATGGATGCACTACCTTTGCGGAAGGGGGCAAGGAGGAGGGAAAGTATATGAACAATATGCTGGTGAAGGCCATGAAGAAGAGGGTGATCCAACTGAAGGGCACCAAGATCAGGCAGAAGGTGGAGCGTGGTGTGGAGGGAGCTCAGCGTGCCTCTGCCATCGCCAGACAGAAAGCGGAGATTGCTGCTTCCAG GACGACCCATGCTAAGGCCAAGTCAGATTCTGCCGATCAGGCCTCTCAGGCTTCCAACCAAGAGTCCAGCCTCGCCAGGTTGGTGGCCAGGGAACTGTCCCCTTCATTCTATCAGCCAG GCCCAGAGTACATGAAGAAGAGAGCGCTACAGGAGATCTCAGATGGCAATGAGAACACAGGCCCTATAATGCATGAACCACTGTTAGCAGGGCAGCCACCGACACCCGCTGAAAGCCCAATGCTGCACGACAGGCCTGACTCCTCTCCAGCCCGCACGCCCTCCCCCAGCCCTGCTGTGACACCTCCAGCGTCCAGGCACTCCAAGCAGGGCTACGTCAGCAAAGAGGATCCCCATCTCCTCGGCCCCGCTGGCTGGAACGGGGACAAAGGCAATGGAAGTCGGGGGAGCAGCCGTCCCAATAGCAGAACCAACAGCCGGCCCACCACTCCCGCCCCTGCCGCTGCTCCCCCTGAAGAGCGCCTCGCTACTGCCCCCATCCCTAGCAGCCGCGCCTCCAGCCGCTTGAGCAACAAGGTAGAGCAGGGCTCGGACCTGGAGATCAAACCCCTGGAGAAGACGGCATCTGAGGCTAAAGTGTCCGAAGCTGCTCCCTCGATAAGTACCAGTGTCGCCTActcagaagaagaaaaagaagcccCACCCCTTCCTCCCGCCTCCAAAATGTCTTCCAAAGCTGCCGTCACCCCCGAGCCTAAATCGTTAGAGCCCAAACAAAGAACAGAGTCGGTCAATGAACGACCCGTGTCCACCATATCTGAGAGCGAACCAGAGTCCAGTGCCCAGTCTGTCAATAAAGTGTCACCCAAGCCTTCGCCATCACTCAGGCAATTGACGAAACAGGAGGCCAGTCCAGCTTCAAAACCTGCCACACCTGCACCTACACCAGTGCCTAAAGCTGTCAAGCCAGCCCCGAAGGTTGAACCCAAAGCAGAGGCCAAGCTGATGAAGAACATGGTGAAGAGCCCAAGTGAAGTTACAGAAGTAGTAGAATTTGAGCAG AGTCCGAACACCATCATGATAACCATGGTGATTCTTCTCAACATTGGCCTGGCCATTCTCTTCGTACACATCTTGTCATGA